One region of Streptomyces sp. CG4 genomic DNA includes:
- a CDS encoding CBS domain-containing protein: protein MTTAKDIMHEGAQWIPRHETLDRAAQMMRDHELGALPVSDPDNKDRMCGIITDRDIVVKCVAYGHDPAQMTCGDLCEGTPRWIDAAADISDALQEMGSHQIKRLPVVENKRMIGMISETDIARHLTDDQLAEFVHRVYAT, encoded by the coding sequence ATGACGACTGCGAAGGACATCATGCACGAGGGTGCCCAGTGGATACCCCGGCACGAGACGCTGGACCGTGCGGCACAGATGATGCGGGACCACGAGCTGGGCGCACTCCCGGTCAGCGACCCCGACAACAAGGACCGGATGTGCGGCATCATCACCGACCGCGACATCGTCGTGAAGTGTGTCGCCTATGGCCACGACCCCGCGCAGATGACATGTGGTGACCTGTGCGAGGGCACCCCGCGCTGGATCGACGCCGCCGCCGACATCTCCGACGCCCTGCAGGAGATGGGGAGCCACCAGATCAAGCGGCTCCCGGTGGTCGAGAACAAGCGAATGATCGGGATGATCAGCGAGACGGACATCGCCCGGCACCTCACCGACGACCAGCTCGCGGAGTTCGTACATCGCGTCTACGCAACGTGA